A window of Candidatus Dormiibacterota bacterium contains these coding sequences:
- a CDS encoding response regulator transcription factor, protein MKILIAEDDPVSRRVLEATLLKWGYEVTTTSNGTEAWAGLNAPGAPRLAILDWMMPEIDGVEICRRARGLPDQGPLHLILLTARGRKEDVIAGLQAGADDYVTKPFDHEELKARVQVGTRIVELQTMLAARVTELEEALTRVRQLRGLLPICSYCKKIRDDQNYWQQVEQYVSTHTDVQFSHGICPDCYRKVVEPQLDDALRDHGAVREPVKKRRGGTQ, encoded by the coding sequence ATGAAGATCCTGATCGCGGAAGACGACCCTGTTTCACGGCGCGTCCTCGAGGCCACGCTCCTGAAGTGGGGCTACGAGGTCACGACCACCAGCAATGGCACGGAGGCCTGGGCGGGACTCAACGCCCCCGGCGCCCCGAGGCTGGCCATCCTCGACTGGATGATGCCCGAGATCGACGGGGTGGAGATCTGCCGGCGCGCCCGCGGGCTCCCCGATCAGGGCCCCCTGCACCTCATCCTTCTGACGGCGCGCGGCCGCAAGGAGGACGTGATCGCCGGGCTGCAGGCCGGCGCCGACGATTACGTCACCAAGCCCTTCGACCACGAGGAGCTCAAGGCCCGTGTCCAGGTCGGCACGCGCATCGTCGAGCTGCAGACCATGCTCGCGGCCCGGGTCACCGAGCTCGAAGAAGCCCTGACCCGCGTCCGCCAGCTGCGCGGACTGCTCCCGATCTGCTCGTACTGCAAGAAGATTCGCGATGACCAGAACTACTGGCAGCAGGTCGAGCAGTACGTGTCAACGCACACCGACGTGCAGTTCAGCCACGGCATCTGCCCGGACTGCTACCGCAAGGTGGTCGAGCCGCAGCTCGACGACGCCCTGCGGGACCATGGCGCCGTCCGGGAGCCGGTGAAGAAG